The genomic stretch aGACCAAACAAGGCAAATGGGGGTGTCGGGGCTCAAACCCAGGCTCATCTGACCTCAAAGCCTGGCTGCCCATAGCTCTTGGGAGCTTTTAGGGTGAGAGACAAGAGCAACGGGGCCATGTGGATCTGGTCCTGGGGCTGGCACCACATCCTGACCTCAGAACACAGGGGTGGGACCTGGGGCAGCCATTCTTTGGGAGGAACAATTATTTCTGCAATTTTATGAGGGTCCCCAAAGCCCAGAGAAGCCCAGAGAGCCAGGAACAGGCAGCGAAGCACGGTGATTAAGAGCTTTGGGAATGGGGGCTGGCCACAGTgtctcatacctgtaatcccagcactttgggaggctgaggcaggagaattgcttgaggccagaaattcaagaccagcctgggcaacatagcaagaccccatctctacaaaaaataaaaaatgtcagccaggcatgatggtatgtgcctgtagtcccagctactgaggaggctgaggcagaaggatcccttgagcccaggaattcaaggttgcagtgagctatgatcatgccactactctccagcctgggtgacagagtgagaccctgtctcaaaaaaaacaaaaaaaacaaaaaaggaatgaaatcaatTAATTATGTGAGTCAAGTCCTAGCTGTGTCACTTACCAGTAGGTAAGACACTTAACccctctaaacctcagttttcctatctgtcaaatggggatgaGAATAGCCCCTTCCTGCTATAGTGTTGTACAATCATCTAGGTAAAGCCCTCAGTtagtgcctggcacctagagGACACTCTACAAATGCTTATTGTTACACGCCTAGGAGAGGGGACGGTGAGTGGACAGTGGCTCTttggcctcctcctgccctcagtgATGGGCTagggttctttcttttttatttttatttttttttgagatggagtctcactctgttgcccaggctagagtgcagtggtatcatcatagctcactgcaacctcaaactcctgggctcaagtgatcctcctgcctcagcctcccgagtagctgggactacaggtgtgcaccaccacgctcagctaatttttctatttttgtagaggcacggtcttgctgtgttgctcagtctggcctaaaactcctggcctcaagtgatcctcctgcctcagcctcccaaaatgctagaattacaggtgtgagccactgcacctggccctagGGTTCTTTCTATGGTAGAAGCAACATTTTTCTGGAGCCCAGAAACCACAGCTTACTGACAGTGTGACTTTCTGCTTTGgatcacctctctgagcctcagtttcttcatctgtaaaataggaatgagAATAATATCTTTCTGTCGGGTTTGAAATGAGGGTGGACATAACATATGCACTGCTAGCATGGTCACGGGCATCGGGGAGGCAGCTGGTAAATGGCAGCTACTATCGTGTTGTTTTTTCCTGTTGGCAGAGGgtgtgcccctcccctgcccaacACTCACGGTCCCGAGGTGACAATGATGCTGCGCACGCGGTCGAAGCCACGGTCCCCCAGGTTCGAGCACTCCCCCGAGAATTCCATCCGACGGCCCTGGAAGTTTTCCTGTTCGAAGACCACCAGCTGCAGGAGAGAAGCCCCCGTGCCGAGGGGGCAgagtgagtgggggaggggggagtccCTCCAAACTGGAGAGGCTCCGGGTCAAAAATGCATTAAGTACCTAGATGAATAAAAGCTGGCTGTGCACGGGTCACATAAGAGTGTGACATGAGCCATAGTCTGTGAAATGATCCTGTCCTCCTGTCCCCCCACTTTTGAACTTAAGATCTGCACCACCATTAGGAACCGGTGGACTTTTCTTCCAAGACTTTCTCTGCGCTGTTCCTCCGGCCCGGAATGTTTTCCCCACCACTCATCCCCATCTTGGAGCTCCCACCGCTTTGTGTTCTAGGCTGGGTGTCATGCTCCCTCTTCTGTGCTAGGCTCAGATGTCAccctctccaggaagccttccctgattgcCCCCTGCCTCATGCGGGCTTGGTTGAGCGGCCCCGAGTGTGCATTCTCCATTAGCAGCACAAGTAACACGCTACACAGTCACTGCCGCTTTGCttttgggtctctctctctctctctctctctatgcaCCCGTCTCCCACCTTACCCAGACCCCTCCAAAGACCAAGGGCTCctccggggcagggcctggggttGAGCCATTTCTGCGTCTCTGGCACCTGCCACGAGCTGATGCTCAGGAAACACTTGCCCGTCTACCCTCCGCAACTTGAGCTGACCTTCTCTCATCGCTGAGCCTCCTGTTTTGGTTCCTTGTCCACTTGCTGTCCCAAGCTGGGAAAACTTTGCCATTCACCTGAACTGAGGCAGTTGTCTgccttctttgagcctcagtttccccagctataAAAGGACGAGGTTCACATAGCCTTGACCCAGAACTTGTACCTTTACACTTGGCTGCCCGGGAGAAACTCCTGTGTGTGCCCAGGGGGGACAGGCGTGAGAACTTCCAGGCCAGGCTGCTCACGAGAGCAAAGCTAGGACCCACCTAAATGGCTCTTAGCAGGAGAGCGACGGTCACACTCTGAGATATCATACGGCAGCCAAAACGAATGCCCCATGGCGATCATCGCACAACAACGTGGATAGACGTTAGGGATCTCAGAGTAAGCGGcaagaacaaagaaaaacccagaatAATCACATACAGCGTATTTCAGTAAGTGaagtacacacacaaatatatctaCTGTTAAAGGAATACTGCACGAAAGTATATAAAAAAGGAAGCCAGCAGATGACGGACACAGGGTGGGGACGGCGGTTTCCTGCCGTGGGGGAGGCGCAGTGGGCTCAGGGGAGACACCTTAGAGGTAGGGAGAGGATTTTTATCAAGTCCTGGCCTTTATATAGGTGCTGGGTTGCAGGCGCTTattgcattattaaaaattatataagattCGTGAGTAAATGTAGGTGAATAAAAAGCTAGCTGCACACAGACCACGTGGGAGCACGGCACGAACCGAGGGAAGCAAAAGAGCCCAGTTCTGTGCAGCTGAGGTTGAAGGCGACCCAAATGCAATCGCAGGGGACTGGCCGCCTTGCTCTCCGGCAGCCCTTCCAACCTGAACCACCTTCAGGAGGGTCTGAGCCCGTCCCGCTGCCCCGGTGAGTCTCCTGGGGGACGGGTGGCTCCTGCTGCTAAGCCAGcccacttcctcctctgctccctctaCTGCTTGCTTTCGAGAAACTCAAAGCACTTGCTTGTGCGGGTCTAGCCTGACTGGCAGGTGTCCCTTCAGCTGTGGCGTGTTAGGGTTTCACTGTTGTCATGGTTACAGCACGACTACAGAAGGGGGGGGTCTCCTCTCTCCAGGGGTGTTGAAAGCCCCAGGCCATTTTCGTGGGCTCCCAGATTGGCCGGGCCACGTTTGTGTCTGGGATCCAGGAGCGgggaggaggccaaggagggaggccaaggagaaaagaggcccaggagggaaaggatggggaggtgggggaggagaagaggggagaggagaggtgagagggggaggagggggaggagaaggaagaggaggaggaggaggtagaggaggaggaagaggaggaagaaaatgaggaagaggTGAGAACacggaggaggagaaagaggaagaggaggaggaggaggaggaggaggaggaagaggaggggaaggaagcagaggggtGGAGCCCAGTCACACCACCCGCAGGTCCTTACCTTGTAGCTCCCAGAAGGCAGGTCCCCCGCTTTGGCAATGGGAACGGGCATGGATGgcgggggcagggcagagccggggcctggggctgctccGGCGGGGGGGCCCCCCCTTCCCCTTGGCATCAGACCCGGGGTTCACCGCCGCTGTGGCCGAGGCCGAGGCCTTCACAGCCTGAGACATGGCTCCCACCTGCAAAAGCCTGTACAGAAACCTCTGGCCAGGTGAATTCGGGGATGGCACCCCCAAGCTTCCTGCCCGCTCTCAGACCCCCTCGCCCTGTGTTTTCAGGCTTCCTTGAGctcatttcctctcttcctccttctgaaACATAAGCCTGGGAGTTTTTCGTGCCATCCCTACCCCCAGCTGAGAATTTCCTGTCGGGGGACCCCGTATCCCTAATCCATCCTTCCGCCAAAGCCGTTCGCCCCACCAGCTGTTCTACCCTCTGTGACTCAGCCAGGTCCCTCCTTGGCCCCTGCAACTTCCCGCACCACGTATCGCAGTGGTTTGCTCGTGTGCCTTTAATTTGCCTCCCAGATTAATATCAAGAGGTCACATTCGGGAGTTCTGAAAGCACGGCAGGCATTGTTACACGCATCAGTTAACTCATCCGACTCTGACTCTAACCCCGCGGAGTCGCCGTTGTCATTGTCCCCTTGGAGCAGGCTGAGGTTGGAGAGGGGAGGTGCCCTGCTCAGGCCCACGCAGCTACAGAGTGGTCAGGCTCTGATTTTCACTCAAGCAGACGGACCCAGCAACGGGGTCTTAAATGCTCTGCGTGTATTTGCCCTGGTGTATCCGCCCCTCCAGGCCTAGCCTTGgctttgtgcctggcacatagtagatgctcaattaaCATCTGCTCAGAGAATAAACGCAtgctcctctctcctttccccattcGTCCACTGCCTCTGGCATTCTctgggggtgggtgtgtgggtACAGATTCAGTCCTGACACTGGGGCATAAAGGAAGACTCAAGCAGACGACGTATTTAGTGCATGGCGAAGGTTCTAAAAATGAGGACTGTGGCTGCGTGGGCGTTGGGTGGAGAGGGTTTTGGTCAAGTCCAGTGGTTCCTCCTTGCTTTGGGGTCAGGACTACTTTGAGTGCTTGATGAACACCTTAACCTTGCCTCCAGAAAAAAACATGCCCCCTTTAATTTTGGAGACAATGACAAGGGATTCGAAGACCCCCACTGCACAGATTAAGACCTTCCAGTCCCGATGATTCCTGAACACTCTCTGGAAGACAAAGCTAATTGGGGCAAGCAGATCCCTCCCCCGGCCTCCCCTGAGGAAGGCTGTGGATACTCTGGGATTCTCTGCCCACCGTGGCCGGGCCAGACATCTGGACCACATCTGTGGCTTTTCAACACTCCCCCGGGGGCTGGGAGCTGGACTCATTCCCTCCCGGGGATGTTctcattcttccctccctcttcctgtcctctcttcctccctctctctgcctctctgtctatttctcttatttatttatttatttttgagacagggtctcgctctgtcacgtgggctggagtgcagtggcatcttcatagctcactgcagcctcaaactcctgggctcaagcgatcctcctgcctcagcctcccaagtagctggaattataggcatgcgccaccacgcccgaatagttttttctatttttcgtagagacggtgtctcactcttgctcaggctggtctcggactcctaacctcgagcaaccctcctgcctccacctcccagagtgttgggattacaggcgtgagccaccgcgcccagctatATCTGTTTATTTCTGTCCCCCTCTGCCAatctttctgtctgtttttctctctctttgcttctTCCTCCACCAAtatcttgctctctctttctctctctttctgtccttcctcCACGGTCCTGCCTCCCTGGCATTCACGTTActgctgcccctgcctccctctctctgcccaccttctcctcttccccttccgcccccagctgcacggtgGGGTCTCTCTTACCTGGGGACTTGCTACTTCCTGCTGGAGGCCAGGCTCGGAGCGGGCAGGTGCAGTGGGCGGCTGGAGGCCGACCCCCCATTTTATAGTCTGGCAGACATCAGGCCCTATAGTCTGGGCACAAAGTGGGCGCTGGCTCAGCAGGCCTGGGCGAGCAGTGGGGGACTGGGGCCCCGGCCTTGCCTGGGTCACTGCAGACAGCAGCACTTTCCATTGTGCGCCCCGCGCACACAGCAGAAACCCGGCCCCACCCTGACTCCTCTCTCTCAACACCCCCAGCCCGGGGCGGCCCCGGCCTGGTCCCTGCTGGCTGCCAACATGGGGCCTGAACCGGGCGACCCTGGAAGGAGGGAGCCCTGGGTTGGAATCCTGACTCCTGACTCAGCCACACGGCACTGAGTGGGTGGCTTTTGGGAGCCATTTACCCCTCTGTGTCTGCAGTTACGGGGTGGGCACAAGCGTCCCTACTGGGTGCTACATGGGAACAGCAATGAGCACAGGAGAAATGTTCTTAAAGGCAGGTGAAGCTTCGATATCCACAGCCACGTTTACTAAGTGCTTACTGTGTGAGCTAACAAATGCTTTGCCCGTGTCCTCTCTGTCAGTCCCCGGGAAACCTGCCGTATTTGGTACTTTGgttgtacccattttacagatgaggaaagccAGGTCACAGAGGGGTGAGAGCCAGGCCAAGCCGGCTGGCTCTGGGCTTCTGTGCTTCCTTCTCGCGCCGTCCGACCCTGGCCTCGCCTGACTCGCTGATTCTAGGTAGGGCTAGGGATGAGGGTGAAGGTCTTTTGTGCTCAGGTGGGTTGAACAGTCAAGACCTGGATCCTGTTCTTCTGTCCACACTGGGCCCCATCCTTTCCTGACCTGCCTGCACTGCCTCCCTGGTCCCCTTCTCTGACCCCAGGGACAGAGCTGGTGGCCAGAATCTGCCTGCCTGCCTTGGAGCCTTCCCCTCTTGGAAGCCCCAAATGCCACCGTGCTGTGTTCCCCACTGGCCCCAGCACCTGGGGgagtgcccggcacacagtaggccctcaaCCAATATTTGGGGACTCAATGGCCATTCTAGTGGATTGTAACAGAAGGGCGCAGAGGAGAGAGGTAAACCAGGGTGGGTAGGGAAGTGGGCGGCAGATGGGGAGAAGCGGAGagtgacagaaagagagaggatggacacagagacacagggggcagaggggaggcggACGACGAGGGAGAGAGCCGGAGAGACAGCGGCCAAGGCAGGGCACAGGGACTCAGAACAACAGAACAGACGCCAGAGATTATAGGGTCCAAtctcctcattttgcaaatggagaaactgaggcccaggtggAACAAGTGACTTCAACAACTTCAACAGGCTGTGAGCCCACGGTAGAGCTGGGGTCAGAGGGACCCAGGGGAACTGCTCAGCCAGGTCACCTGCAGTCTGAttgcccagccccaggcagggtgtgtgtgtgctggggatgggggggtgTCTGTACAGGTTCCTGCCTCTTCTTTGGGGGTCCAGGCTCCCCACGGAGCCCAGCCCTGCTTTGAGATCGCCCCGGCCTGgggccagctctgcctctgccctccaCACCCTCCTCGCCCCCGCACCCCgtcacttcccagcctcccctcagCCTTTCATCCCGGGCCAAGGCCCGGAGGGGGGGCAGGAACCGCAGGATGGAGCAGCCGCAGAAACTGGGGCCAAGACCCCCGCAGTGGGGGCCACCCACAGTCTGGGCTTCAAGGCCAGCCTCTCTGGGGCAGTTCCGTGCCCCCCTCGGCAATGGGCCGTCTGccagagggtggggacagagatgggAGCTGGCCCACCATGCTGGGTGGCTCCACTGTGAGCATTTCCCTGCCCATAATCCTCACTGCGATGGTGGCGTTTCTGAAGTTGGCCCCATCTACAGACGAGGAGACTGAAGCAACTCCTTTCAACTCGCCCAGCCTGTTTTCTCGTCTGCAAAATGGAATGGGGACTCTCATCTTTTAAACTCCTCACCCCAAGCTCTCGAAATCTGTGCACTCCTGCTTTCCGATGCATAACTATTGAATAGCAGTCGTTTTTACTATTAgcagtgatgatgatgaagatgatggagatctataacttttttttatcTTCCAGGAGCTGTTCCAAGTCCTATTCATGGGCAATTCACATCTGTCCTCATAGTACCCCTCTCTCTTAGGAATAAACCCAACCTTCcttgttatgcccattttatacacaagcaaactgaggctcggagagatTAAGTAACATGCTCAAGGTTACCCAGCCAGCACAGGTGGGACGCAAACCCAGCCTGTCTGGCTAGAGAGGCTGCGTTCCTAACCTTTAATTTTCATGGCAACCCTTCATCAGTGTAATGCATTTGATAGAGCTGTATTTAACCCTCCCAGGAAGGAACTGATTTTGCCATTTTACGAGTCAGGAGCAAGACTTAGATATTGTCCAGGTCACCCAGATGGGAAGAGGCAGGGCTGCATTTCTCCTTGGGTGATCTGCTTCCCAGCCGTGCTCTTTTCTAGGCTGTAAGAGGCCCTTTTATGCCAATCCGGAGGGCAGGGCGCAGGGACACGATGCACACAGGGAATTCTACAAGCCCCGGCTATTTGGCAGGTGTGCTACAGTTTGCAACACGTTTGTACCCTACAGCTCCTTCATTCTGCCCACAGAACCATCTGGACTCATCTTTGGCCTTTATGGACCCTGCAAGGCCTGATCCAGCCCCCATCTCCTGCCTTGTCCCCATTTAGGTCCCCTGAGCTCCAGCTCAGTTGTGCTACCAGCCCTTTCTCATGCTTGTGCCCCCTGCTCCTACCTCTGCATTTTTTGCTTAGAATGCCCCTTCTTCCGTTTCAATCTGTACAAACCCTCTCCACCCTTCACAGTCTCGTTCAAATGCCACCTCCAACATGCAGCCTACCCTGCTTGCTCCAGCTGGAAGAAGAAGGGGGATGAGCAGAAGAAAGGAATACTCATTTGTTTAatgtttactctgtgccaggtatgTTACATAACCTCACAGCCACCCTGTGACAGAGTGTGTTTCTGTCCCATGTTATACGCAGAAatagaagggaagggaagtgacttgcccaaggtcacacagccaggaaggatGCTTTTGGACTCCTCATCGAGTGCTCATTCTCTTGCTCGAGTCAGGAGCCCTGTGGAGCTGATTAAGGCAGACCTGCCACCTCTTGCCTTCTTCGTGGCTGATCCCTGGGGCAGGCGACCCGACCTGTTCCCTCCCAGCTAAAGCCAGAGCTGCTGACTACTCTCCATTGGTGCTCCCGCCAGGGCTGGCCTTTGTCTCTGTGGCTCGCTTGCTGAGTCGGGGCTTTGTCTCCCAGgggcccctctcccttccctgcctaTAAGAGCCTGACCTCGGCTGGTCTCGGGTCCGACATGTTCTCTGGGCCCATCCTGGTAAGTCCCAGGTTTGGAGAAAGCGGGGGGGGCGGATCAGAGCTCTGAGTGAGCGTGCTGGGGGTGGCGGGGAGCTCAGGTCCCCAATCCTGGGGATGTCACTGTGTCATCCTGAGTGCCAACCTCATCCTAACCAAGGACAGGCCCCAACTGTCAAGACCAGAGCCTGCTACccccattttaaaaacaaaattactccTGTAGTCTTGTTGCCTAAATTTCTACCATCAGAGCTACCTCTTTGGGGTAGGCGCTGTCTTCGGAAGGGCTCTCGTAAGCTGGGCATTTTGGCACTTTCTAGAGTGATGCATCCACGCTCTGGCAGCCACAGAAATTTTCCTGTGGCAGGCAGACAAAACGATACAGAGCAGGGGCTCAGAGGCAATGGGCCTCGGAACAGGTAAGTTTGAGACAGGGACAGGACAGAAGATGGCGTTGGTCGCGGTTGGAAAGGATAGGAGAGGGATAGGTCAAAGCCACGCTTTGCCCCTAGCCAGTCACACTGGGGCCCCATCTGGGTCCCGACCTGGCCCAAACCAGCCTTCAGCGTCAAGGAGAAGAGCAGAGAGTCAGGCGGGAGATAATCATGTTCTTCTCCTCCGTAGGAAGGGGCCAGCATGACCCTGCAATGCACCAAGTCAGCGGGACACTGGAAGGTAGgaagaggcctggggagggggtgtccggggggggggggcgccgGTTAAACCCAAGTCTGGAGAACCCCTATCTTCACCTCCATTGATTTCCAGGAGGAGGGGGTTATGCCCATTTCGTAGAGGATGCAGCCAAGGCTCAGAGTGGGGAAgggacttgcccgaggtcacacacaTGGAGCTCGAATTTGAACTTGGGGCTCCTGGTCTCCAAACTTGAACTGTTCACACTCTCTGGCAGAGCTGCACACAGTCCTTGGGCATGATTTCTTTGACTGTGTCtgtattctaaaaaaaaaaaaaaaaagcttttgaaTCTGTCATCATGTCATCAGCCTTTAAAAACCCGGAGGACCCATGTTAAAGTCCAGGTTTAGGGATTGTCTCGAGACATCGAAAAGTCTGGCTCACATTCCCACATGGCAACAATTGGTGGCACTGAGCAGAGGCCTCACCAGTGTCCCACAGCCCTTGCCTCCCGTGCCTGCCCGGCCCCTGGAGGCAGCTGAGTCTGCAATCCCTGCTTACCGGCCCTGCTCCACCCTGAGTTTGGGGTGAGCCCCCAAGCCCTCCCCCCCAGCAGGACTCTGATGTAGATCTCCATCTTTTCTTTCCGGCGCAGATGGTGGTGTGGGACGAGGAGGGCTTCCAGGGCCGGCGGCACGAGTTCACAGCCGAGTGCCCCAGCGTGCTGGAGCTCAGCTTTGAGACTGTGCGATCTTTGAAAGTGCTGAGTGGAGCGTGAGTCCAGGGGGATACTGAGTCGGGCTGGGGGGCTGAACAGGAAAGACTCTAGAGAGAGATGCTGGAACTTTTAGATATTCTAGgccctatcttcccaggctcttACTGTACCCATGTGCCCTCCTGAAGAGCTAAGGAGTGTGCAGGACTGCCATGTAAGGTTACACAGGTTGTGCACTGCCCAACTCTAGGGGCGTCATCCACATAGACCCTGCTCACTGGATGAGGCAGCCCTGTGGGGGTAGACCCTCCCCAGGGTTGGGTTTCAAATGGCCCTCATAGGATAAATTGAAGTCATTATCACTCACCAACAAAAGAAggtaactgtaaaaataaatatagtaaaaaaaagctattaatttTTAGCTAAATATTATCGCTTCTCTGAGACTCTAAGCATGAAGCCTGATCTCTTTTTgttaaagaagaaagagagagagagagagagagagagagattagtaAGGTGTAGAGAGGTATGAAGGACACACTAATGGCACACTGAGGGTTTCTAGACCAGCGAGCGCCATTCAGTAGAACTTTccgcaatgatggaaatgttccacaTCTGTGAGGTCCATTTCAGAGCTGGCCCTGTGTGACCACTGAGGATTTGAAAAGTGGCAAACATGCCTAAAGAactgacttttttattttacttgatcttaatttatttaagtttaaatataattAGCTACATGTGGCCACCGGCTGCCATATTGGATAGAAGTTTCTAGAAGGTTGGAAAGTCGATTGAAAGGAGCACATGCTGTCTCTATGTGAGTCAGAGTCACTTAATACTCTGCCTGTGAGTGCCACCTGAGGTCACCTTGGGCGATGTTTACACATTACAAAAGAGGGTGGTAAACATTCTTTTAGCTTCTGATTTGTACAGGTGGGGAAGGGGGCTCCGATGGGATCGGTGGCCCGACTAGGGACGTGTCCAGCAGGCTGGCAGACTTGGCCAGTAAGCAGACACTGAGTCTGGATAGATTTAGACGGGTCATTACCTATATAGACAGCAAACACAAGGTCCATATGGCGTCAGCCTCCTGTGTCCCTTGCCCCACGGGACAACACAAAACCCAAAGGTGCTCAGGTAACAGGCAGCAGGAGTGGTGGGCACCCCGTAGCTGAGGAGTCACTCGCATGTTTCAGCTACAGCCTGCTGCTGTCCCCTACGCCGTGGCGAGGTGAGAAGCCCCATATCTCGTGGGAACAAGGGGCAGATGAGAAACCACCCGGCGGGAGCCTCCCTCCAGAGGGGAGGTAAATCAGAAATGGTCTCGTGGCAGCTGCTCACGAGACGGCCCGTTTGCCCGTGTCCCGGCGGGATCACGAGGAACCCACCGAGGCTTAGGTCAGCCTGTGGTTGAGCCTCCCCTGCGTGGCCTATGTGCACACATAGGAGCAAGGTAGTCAGGGCACCTGCGTGGAGCAGTTTCCCTGGGTCTAGAACAGGCTtcctcaacctcagcactgttggTGTTTTGAGCTGGATCATGCTCTGTGGTGGGGcttgtcctgtgcactgtaggacgTTTAGCAGCATCGCTGGTCTCTGCCCACTAGGGACCAACTGCAGCCCTCCCCCCGTcgtgaaaaccaaaaatgtctccaggcattaCCAGTGTCCCCCGGGGGCACGGTCGCACTGGAATGATAATCACCGGTCTTGAACTCAGTGAGGGAGCTCTGACCTCCCACGCTCTAGCTCTACCCTCTGCCCGCAGGTGGGTGGGCTTTGAGCACGCCGGCTTCCAAGGTCAGCAGTATGTGCTGGAGAGGGGTGAGTACCCCAGCTGGGACGCCTGGAGCGGCAACACGGCTTACCCCTCCGAGAGGCTCACCTCCTTCCGGCCCGTGGCCTGCGCTGTGAGTCCTACCACCGCCACGTCCCGGGAGGGCCTAAGCCCCTCCAGTGGGCACTTGGGAATCAGATGTCCCAGAATTCACGGGCTTTtcagtctctctcctctctgagcctgggtttcTTCATCTTGAAATGGGGCCATAGCACCTATGTCGTGGGAAGGGGAATGTACGTATGGCATCTGGCCAGAGCCTGCTGTAAACTCTCCATCCACAGCAACTTTGGTTGTGCTATGAGCCCCTGCGAGAGACCTTTGTGTCATTCTTTTTGTGACTCAGGGACCCTTGGAGAAACTGGGTACAGGGCCAGGTGGGAAGGAAGGGTTCCATTCCTTGCTCCCAGTTCATTATCAGTGCtcctgattttatattttactattgtTCGTGGAATCTGGGTGGAGGTGGACATTatcatccccatcttacagatgacaaaactgaggctcagaaagatgtggcttttttttattttaaagcaacttttattaatttaaaattatgtaagtcACCATCTTTATCAtctaaaattcagaaagaaaaacctgacatggcagaataagaaaataaaagtcactcATCATCACATCTCTGACCCAGAACCCCACTGCTATCAGCGCTGGAGATTTCCTCTGGTCTCGTTTGCCAGTCACAGATTACGTCGCTGAgtgtcccttatctgaaatgcttgggaccaggagtgttttggatttcgaaattttttttggattttgcaatattttcagtacttaccagttgagcatccttaa from Lemur catta isolate mLemCat1 chromosome 21, mLemCat1.pri, whole genome shotgun sequence encodes the following:
- the CRYBA4 gene encoding beta-crystallin A4, which translates into the protein MFTLCQEGASMTLQCTKSAGHWKMVVWDEEGFQGRRHEFTAECPSVLELSFETVRSLKVLSGAWVGFEHAGFQGQQYVLERGEYPSWDAWSGNTAYPSERLTSFRPVACANHRDSRLTIFEQENFLGKKGELSDDYPSLQAMGWDGNEVGSFHVHSGAWVCSQFPGYRGFQYVLECDHHSGDYKHFREWGSHAQTFQVQSIRRIQQ